A window of Zavarzinella sp. contains these coding sequences:
- a CDS encoding hemolysin family protein: MLIAINAYFVAIEFALVAVRSTRVDELRKQQVAGAESLHDATTHLDRSIAAAQLGITVASIALGAVGESVLAKLLEPTLTFMPSKMGFITRHGIATVFSVAVITYLHVIFGEQVPKMVAIANPDRVALKTVIPLNFFARITSPVLRFMNWSGNMLLRLLGYSPQNLGHASVHSVDELRAIVSDTRDAGLLGQEQATFVDNVFQLSKKLTRDCMVPIAKVDAVEVNTPLEKIIAKVRASGHTRLPVYLGTKENIVGVLNSKSLFYMQSLKNVMILQDAMYPPAFVSADALIADVLKIMKKEHRHMAIVRETDQSVVGMITLEDIVEEIIGELEDEHPKFERNSNRKSD, encoded by the coding sequence GTGTTGATTGCAATCAACGCCTATTTCGTTGCCATTGAGTTCGCACTGGTGGCAGTTCGGTCGACCCGTGTAGATGAATTACGCAAGCAGCAAGTGGCGGGTGCAGAATCGTTGCACGATGCCACAACGCATCTCGACCGCAGTATTGCCGCAGCCCAATTAGGGATTACCGTGGCCAGCATTGCCCTGGGTGCGGTGGGAGAATCGGTTCTGGCAAAATTGCTGGAACCCACGCTGACCTTTATGCCCTCCAAAATGGGATTCATCACTCGGCATGGTATTGCCACGGTATTTTCCGTAGCAGTGATAACCTATCTGCACGTCATTTTCGGTGAGCAGGTGCCCAAAATGGTGGCAATTGCCAATCCAGACCGAGTGGCACTGAAAACGGTGATCCCACTGAACTTTTTTGCTCGCATTACCAGTCCAGTGCTGCGGTTCATGAACTGGTCGGGCAATATGTTGCTGCGGTTATTGGGCTATTCCCCACAGAATCTTGGCCATGCCAGCGTGCACTCGGTCGATGAACTGCGGGCAATCGTTTCCGATACTCGCGACGCTGGCTTACTGGGGCAGGAACAGGCAACTTTTGTCGACAATGTCTTTCAGTTAAGTAAGAAGCTCACCCGCGATTGTATGGTTCCTATTGCCAAGGTGGATGCCGTTGAAGTCAACACTCCGCTGGAAAAAATTATTGCCAAGGTGCGTGCTTCCGGCCACACCCGTTTGCCCGTTTATCTGGGTACGAAAGAGAATATCGTGGGGGTGCTGAACAGCAAAAGCCTGTTCTACATGCAAAGCCTGAAGAATGTGATGATTCTGCAGGATGCCATGTATCCACCCGCATTTGTGTCAGCAGATGCCCTGATTGCCGATGTCCTGAAAATTATGAAGAAAGAACACCGTCACATGGCAATTGTGCGGGAAACAGACCAATCGGTAGTTGGGATGATTACTCTCGAAGACATCGTTGAAGAGATTATTGGCGAACTGGAAGATGAGCACCCCAAGTTCGAACGAAACAGCAACCGCAAAAGCGATTAA
- a CDS encoding SMI1/KNR4 family protein encodes MKNKITESKEPLTVEAIELFERAIETRLPSDYKEFLLLSNGGRPERTRFAVEGWPGEFGDVHFFWSINFASQGSLEWWFRELADPLIQNNLLAIGVDLGGNFITIGTSETNFGEIWYWDPTYDYIELTEGKMFYYLSKNIFDFVENLESDE; translated from the coding sequence ATGAAAAATAAAATTACCGAAAGTAAAGAACCACTGACTGTTGAAGCTATTGAGCTCTTTGAGCGTGCCATTGAAACTCGTTTGCCAAGTGATTACAAAGAATTTCTGCTGCTCTCAAATGGAGGCCGACCAGAAAGAACGCGGTTTGCAGTTGAAGGATGGCCTGGGGAATTTGGTGATGTGCATTTCTTTTGGAGTATCAATTTTGCGAGTCAGGGCAGTTTAGAATGGTGGTTTCGTGAATTGGCAGATCCTTTGATTCAGAACAATCTATTGGCTATTGGTGTTGATTTGGGTGGAAATTTTATCACTATTGGGACTTCTGAAACGAATTTTGGTGAAATTTGGTATTGGGATCCTACTTATGATTATATCGAGCTTACCGAAGGAAAGATGTTCTATTATCTTTCTAAGAATATTTTTGATTTTGTAGAAAATTTAGAATCTGATGAATAA
- a CDS encoding serine/threonine-protein kinase yields MKFTYRWGQRPLDGYTIKRGLGQGGFGEVYFAVSDGGKEVALKLLTRGRTDTELRGISTCLNLKHQHLVHVYDLRTDGKGDHWLVMEYVHGESLASILQKHPTGLSVDVVKKWFLQTAQAVSYLHDHAVIHRDIKPGNIFLENGEVKLGDYGLSKTIVSTSLDHSVNVGTIYYMAPEMGRGTCTKQADIYSCGVMLYEMLTGELPFSGQSFTEVAMRHQTELPEMTKIPAEYLPIIAKALQKRPEDRYQNMEQMIREINAIGTIEYSILPAMQDAPQTKPATEAKPKPLQQTPPLPKERQNVVVSATSTTTTSATLERLSTWTLVKARLAEISRSMAAAPIAAGGVVLTWLIVSVIFTRNIPWDELIPLGGLTVLLSWAVILTAKFFSSQKGEGSWRMAGVGAIMGLAAFWLDGWTFPKLIEEGQQVATEQAYLGGSLQASQGTMEHLIGYPLTYGIIFGLTHWGAFMKRHRKERFSLGPVFAVGFYAFMTWILGWRLMISGDSPPSFIFLATAGSAAVVQMVSSWAAPPPPIPKRRRIHR; encoded by the coding sequence ATGAAATTTACCTACCGCTGGGGTCAACGACCTCTGGATGGTTACACGATTAAACGTGGATTAGGCCAGGGCGGATTTGGCGAAGTCTACTTTGCTGTCAGCGATGGTGGCAAGGAAGTGGCGTTGAAATTGCTGACTCGTGGCCGCACTGACACGGAACTTCGTGGGATCAGCACCTGTTTGAATCTGAAACATCAGCACCTGGTGCACGTGTACGATTTACGCACCGATGGCAAAGGCGATCACTGGCTGGTGATGGAATATGTGCACGGCGAATCGCTGGCAAGCATTCTGCAGAAACACCCCACAGGATTGTCCGTGGATGTGGTGAAAAAGTGGTTTTTGCAGACAGCACAGGCAGTTTCGTATCTGCACGATCACGCGGTGATCCACCGAGACATTAAGCCAGGAAATATTTTTCTGGAAAATGGTGAGGTGAAACTTGGTGACTACGGTCTGAGCAAAACGATTGTTTCCACATCACTGGACCACTCCGTAAATGTGGGCACCATTTACTACATGGCACCCGAAATGGGTCGCGGTACCTGCACCAAACAGGCAGACATCTATTCGTGCGGTGTAATGCTGTACGAAATGTTGACCGGGGAGTTACCATTCTCGGGTCAATCATTTACCGAAGTGGCGATGCGGCACCAGACCGAACTGCCCGAAATGACCAAAATACCTGCAGAGTACCTGCCCATCATTGCGAAAGCGTTACAGAAACGACCCGAAGATCGTTATCAGAACATGGAGCAGATGATTCGGGAAATCAATGCCATTGGCACAATTGAGTACAGCATTCTGCCTGCAATGCAGGATGCCCCACAGACAAAACCCGCTACGGAAGCAAAACCAAAACCTTTACAGCAAACACCGCCGCTGCCAAAAGAACGCCAGAATGTGGTGGTAAGTGCCACCAGCACCACGACCACATCGGCAACATTGGAACGACTTTCCACCTGGACCCTGGTAAAAGCTCGCCTGGCAGAAATTTCGCGTTCGATGGCTGCCGCACCGATTGCCGCAGGTGGGGTGGTTTTGACCTGGCTGATCGTTTCAGTGATATTCACACGTAACATTCCATGGGATGAACTGATCCCACTAGGTGGCCTTACTGTTTTGCTCTCCTGGGCTGTCATTTTGACGGCGAAGTTCTTTTCCAGTCAGAAGGGAGAGGGCAGTTGGCGAATGGCAGGCGTCGGTGCGATCATGGGCCTGGCTGCATTCTGGCTGGATGGCTGGACATTCCCGAAATTGATTGAAGAAGGCCAGCAGGTTGCCACCGAGCAAGCCTATCTGGGTGGATCGCTGCAGGCTTCGCAGGGTACAATGGAGCACCTGATTGGATATCCCCTGACATATGGCATTATTTTTGGGTTGACCCACTGGGGTGCCTTCATGAAACGCCACCGGAAAGAGCGTTTCAGTCTGGGTCCAGTCTTTGCAGTTGGGTTCTACGCTTTCATGACCTGGATACTCGGCTGGCGGTTGATGATCTCTGGCGATAGCCCGCCTTCCTTTATCTTCCTGGCAACAGCTGGTTCCGCAGCAGTAGTGCAGATGGTGAGTTCGTGGGCAGCCCCCCCACCTCCGATACCGAAACGGCGTCGAATTCATCGTTAG
- a CDS encoding N-acetyltransferase produces MNHWNTTNELMVHRTRMVWYGKTSLPTTLPTGYLALPWCPELLEDHAMVLAAAFAETLDALLFPRLGSLQTTLGLMDNTISHPGFLPTTTWLITGPTGACAVVQGIKDSPDSGYIMNLAVCPDHQNRGLGRKCLELALNGFKQAGITRVTLEATTGNVAAMRLYESLGFTTLSTLYREIKDTPDPYCI; encoded by the coding sequence ATGAACCACTGGAACACCACAAACGAACTGATGGTTCATCGCACCCGCATGGTGTGGTATGGCAAAACATCTCTGCCAACCACATTGCCCACCGGCTATCTGGCTTTACCATGGTGCCCGGAATTGCTGGAAGATCATGCGATGGTGCTGGCTGCCGCCTTCGCCGAAACGTTGGATGCCTTGCTGTTCCCCAGGCTTGGGAGCCTGCAAACTACCCTGGGGTTGATGGACAATACCATCAGCCATCCCGGTTTTCTGCCCACAACCACCTGGCTGATTACTGGCCCCACTGGTGCCTGTGCCGTGGTACAGGGGATCAAGGACAGTCCGGATTCCGGCTACATTATGAATCTGGCCGTATGCCCGGACCACCAGAACCGTGGGCTGGGGCGAAAATGCCTGGAACTGGCATTGAATGGTTTTAAGCAAGCGGGAATTACCCGCGTAACACTCGAAGCCACTACTGGTAACGTGGCAGCAATGCGGCTCTACGAATCACTCGGCTTTACTACGCTCAGCACACTTTACCGCGAAATCAAAGATACCCCAGATCCCTACTGCATCTGA
- a CDS encoding Gfo/Idh/MocA family oxidoreductase, producing the protein MSLPRIDRRWFIGTSAASVGYFFTASRNSAVRAADNPSSTLRFAGVGVGGKGGGDIDQAGALGTVTAICDIDENTLNNKAKKWTDAAKFFDYRKLFDDAVSKTFDAVVVSTPDHNHAWPSLVAMSMGKHVYCQKPLTHTVFEARQMRETARKYKVCTQMGNQGTAENGLRRAVELVQEGILGKVKEIHVWTNRPVWPQAPEIIKRPASKDVPKHVHFDEFLGTAPLREVIFKAAFQLVE; encoded by the coding sequence ATGAGTTTACCACGAATTGATCGTCGGTGGTTTATTGGCACCAGTGCTGCCAGCGTTGGCTACTTTTTTACCGCTTCCCGCAACTCCGCGGTGCGTGCTGCAGATAACCCAAGCAGCACCCTGCGTTTTGCAGGTGTTGGAGTGGGCGGAAAAGGGGGCGGTGATATTGACCAGGCAGGCGCCCTGGGCACCGTGACCGCAATTTGCGATATCGATGAAAACACTTTGAATAACAAGGCAAAAAAGTGGACTGATGCAGCCAAGTTTTTCGATTATCGCAAACTGTTTGACGATGCCGTATCGAAAACCTTCGATGCCGTGGTGGTCAGTACTCCCGACCACAACCATGCCTGGCCCAGCTTGGTTGCTATGAGCATGGGTAAGCATGTTTATTGCCAGAAACCACTGACGCACACTGTTTTTGAAGCTCGCCAGATGCGGGAAACCGCCCGCAAGTACAAAGTCTGCACCCAGATGGGCAACCAGGGGACTGCAGAAAATGGCCTGCGACGTGCAGTGGAACTGGTTCAGGAAGGTATTCTGGGCAAAGTAAAAGAGATCCATGTCTGGACGAATCGCCCTGTGTGGCCACAGGCACCCGAAATTATCAAGCGACCCGCTTCGAAAGACGTGCCAAAACATGTCCACTTTGATGAATTTTTAGGTACTGCACCATTACGTGAAGTCATTTTCAAAGCAGCATTTCAATTAGTTGAATGA
- the hemG gene encoding protoporphyrinogen oxidase, whose protein sequence is MMHQPRKIAIVGGGLSGLALAFRLRQTTDAAISLFEGRPRFGGMIGTIEDRGFRVETGPNGIFSNKPSTINLCHDVGLGSQLLEASPAAQKNRYLYLNERLQKLPGSLLSFLFSPLLSVGAKWRLLTEKYRRSPLPLPEDETVMQFAERRAGKEIASIFARAMVTGIQAGDPEKLSLPANFPRLAQYEKEHGSVLRGVSAAGKLRRKQAKESGNALKRPATWSFVGGLQVMTDQITSQLQQSQQVTLQVDAPIQVLRKASNSPTWEVGVDPTNTESFDVVILTNPAYVQADLLARVDETLATEVAAIPYNRIAVVAMGYREADVRTAPHDGFGFIVPHAPQTILGAQWCSSIFPERAPHGCVLWRALIGGAGQTEMLDRSDDELSVFAHREVGRMMGFSAEPVFSRVVRWERAIPQYHVGHLARVARIEQQLQHHLGLFLGGNAYHGIAMNDCTEQADLLAAKIVSYLNLLAKS, encoded by the coding sequence ATGATGCATCAGCCACGGAAAATTGCAATTGTCGGTGGGGGTCTTTCTGGCCTGGCATTAGCTTTTCGCCTTCGCCAGACCACCGATGCGGCAATTTCGCTGTTTGAAGGTCGCCCACGTTTCGGTGGGATGATTGGCACAATAGAAGATCGTGGTTTTCGCGTGGAAACGGGTCCCAACGGTATCTTCAGCAATAAGCCATCAACGATCAATCTGTGCCACGATGTGGGGCTGGGTAGCCAATTGCTGGAAGCCAGCCCTGCCGCACAGAAAAATCGGTATTTGTATCTGAACGAGCGGTTGCAGAAACTTCCCGGCTCGTTGTTGAGTTTTTTGTTTTCCCCACTGCTCTCTGTGGGGGCCAAATGGCGGCTACTGACAGAAAAGTATCGGCGTTCCCCACTGCCACTGCCAGAAGACGAAACGGTAATGCAATTCGCGGAACGACGGGCAGGTAAGGAAATTGCGTCGATTTTTGCCCGAGCGATGGTTACTGGTATTCAGGCCGGTGATCCTGAAAAACTGAGCCTGCCAGCCAATTTCCCCCGCCTGGCACAGTACGAAAAAGAACACGGCAGCGTGCTGCGTGGTGTCTCAGCTGCGGGAAAACTGCGTCGGAAACAGGCGAAAGAATCTGGCAACGCTCTGAAACGCCCCGCTACCTGGTCGTTTGTGGGTGGCCTGCAAGTGATGACCGATCAGATTACTTCGCAACTCCAGCAGTCGCAACAGGTAACGCTGCAAGTCGATGCACCCATTCAGGTGCTGCGGAAAGCAAGCAATTCCCCCACGTGGGAAGTGGGTGTTGATCCCACGAATACGGAATCGTTTGATGTAGTTATCCTGACCAACCCTGCGTACGTTCAGGCAGACCTGCTGGCCCGAGTGGATGAAACCCTGGCAACGGAGGTCGCGGCGATTCCTTACAACCGGATCGCAGTGGTTGCGATGGGCTATCGCGAAGCGGATGTCCGCACTGCACCGCACGATGGTTTTGGCTTTATTGTGCCCCACGCACCGCAGACGATCCTGGGGGCACAATGGTGTAGTTCGATTTTCCCGGAACGGGCTCCCCACGGCTGCGTACTTTGGCGTGCCCTTATTGGTGGGGCCGGACAGACCGAAATGTTGGATCGATCTGACGACGAATTGAGCGTTTTTGCCCACCGTGAAGTGGGGCGAATGATGGGTTTTTCTGCAGAACCAGTATTTTCCCGCGTGGTGCGTTGGGAACGGGCCATTCCCCAATACCACGTGGGGCACCTGGCACGCGTGGCACGGATTGAACAGCAGTTGCAGCACCACCTGGGGTTGTTTCTGGGTGGCAACGCTTACCACGGAATTGCGATGAATGATTGCACGGAACAGGCAGACCTCCTGGCAGCAAAGATCGTTTCTTATTTGAATTTGCTGGCAAAATCCTGA
- the selA gene encoding L-seryl-tRNA(Sec) selenium transferase — MNEKYLRQLPAVHQFQQGESYQILQQHFDERQIVNVIREVLAEARRNILQQGASALQTLADYHAIVRERLHQMHQPKIQPVFNATGIILHTNLGRAPILPAAAHAASAVATGYSNLELDLESGKRSKRQLPLRSALQHLIGCESATAVNNCAAATIIVLRAIATGKEVIVSRGQLVEIGGSFRIPEIMTVSGATLREVGTTNITRLADYEKNIHENTAALMRVHCSNYRIQGFTESVPLQALVELGKKYHLPVIDDLGSGALEDFSQYGLQADPTVQESIATGADVVLFSGDKLLGGPQAGLIVGKKQWIDRIESDPLMRALRLDKMTLAAMEVTLLHHLQGGKASEPLPTQEMYRRPLAQVESQARTLATALQSYFPPGQIQVVPTEAYLGGGTLPDSAMPSWGVRLVHSDWSSEELAKKLRTLARPPVLARIVHDAVVLDVRTIPTRQQDAFTETLKELFEQQ; from the coding sequence ATGAACGAAAAATATCTACGCCAATTACCGGCCGTTCATCAGTTTCAACAGGGGGAAAGCTACCAGATATTGCAGCAGCACTTCGATGAGCGCCAGATTGTCAACGTAATTCGGGAAGTGTTGGCCGAAGCCCGCAGAAACATCTTGCAGCAGGGTGCGTCTGCTCTTCAAACACTTGCAGATTACCATGCTATTGTTCGCGAACGCTTGCATCAAATGCACCAGCCCAAAATTCAGCCGGTGTTCAATGCCACCGGGATTATTCTGCACACCAATCTGGGGCGGGCACCAATTCTGCCAGCGGCAGCACACGCAGCCAGTGCCGTGGCAACAGGTTACAGTAATCTGGAACTGGATTTAGAAAGTGGGAAACGCTCAAAACGACAACTCCCACTGCGAAGTGCATTACAGCACCTGATTGGGTGCGAATCGGCAACCGCGGTCAATAATTGTGCCGCAGCCACCATCATTGTTCTGCGTGCGATTGCCACCGGCAAAGAAGTGATCGTTTCACGTGGGCAACTCGTCGAAATTGGTGGTAGTTTTCGCATTCCGGAAATCATGACGGTTTCTGGTGCCACCTTACGTGAAGTGGGCACCACAAATATTACTCGGCTGGCGGATTATGAAAAGAATATTCATGAGAATACCGCCGCACTGATGCGGGTGCATTGTAGCAACTATCGTATCCAGGGATTTACCGAAAGTGTGCCACTGCAGGCACTAGTAGAATTGGGAAAGAAATATCATCTGCCGGTGATCGACGACCTGGGCAGTGGGGCGCTGGAAGATTTTTCACAGTATGGTCTGCAGGCAGACCCCACTGTGCAGGAGAGTATTGCCACCGGTGCGGACGTGGTACTCTTCAGTGGCGATAAACTGCTTGGTGGGCCTCAGGCAGGTCTGATTGTGGGCAAAAAGCAATGGATCGATCGAATAGAATCCGATCCACTGATGCGTGCGTTGCGACTGGATAAAATGACGCTGGCTGCGATGGAAGTAACTTTGCTGCACCACTTGCAGGGTGGGAAAGCATCAGAGCCACTGCCAACTCAGGAAATGTACCGTCGCCCTTTGGCTCAGGTGGAATCCCAGGCACGCACGCTGGCAACTGCATTGCAGAGTTATTTCCCACCAGGGCAGATCCAGGTGGTGCCCACTGAAGCATATCTAGGTGGGGGAACACTGCCCGATTCTGCGATGCCCAGTTGGGGCGTGCGCTTGGTTCATTCCGACTGGTCTTCGGAAGAACTTGCGAAAAAGTTACGCACCCTGGCCAGGCCGCCTGTATTGGCAAGAATCGTGCACGATGCCGTGGTACTTGATGTGCGAACCATCCCCACGAGGCAGCAGGATGCTTTTACTGAGACGTTGAAAGAGCTATTTGAGCAACAATGA
- a CDS encoding metal-dependent hydrolase, with amino-acid sequence MANFRGHITTSTITGLLYGGIGVNPLGMEPATAILGGVAATVGGLLPDLDCNNGYPVRGLFGVAASFVPLLLLQRLQYTSLNQEEVMLVLIGMYVFIRFGLKRFFNRLTVHRGMFHSVPAMLIVGLSIYLIYDSDDRQKKIFLGVGAMLGFLSHLILDEMYSVDFRGIKIRLNQYAGSALKFTSKSFLATTITYIILIGLSYLAYVDWQQTRQRGLERPGILRKQLSL; translated from the coding sequence ATGGCCAATTTTCGTGGTCACATTACCACATCAACCATTACCGGCCTGCTTTATGGTGGGATCGGTGTGAACCCGCTTGGCATGGAACCTGCCACAGCAATTCTGGGTGGCGTGGCCGCCACCGTGGGGGGATTATTGCCCGACCTGGACTGCAACAACGGTTACCCGGTTCGTGGCCTGTTTGGTGTAGCAGCCAGCTTTGTCCCACTGCTGTTGTTGCAACGCCTGCAATATACCTCGCTGAATCAGGAAGAAGTGATGCTGGTACTGATCGGCATGTATGTCTTCATTCGATTTGGCCTGAAACGCTTTTTTAACCGCCTGACGGTCCACCGCGGGATGTTTCATTCCGTGCCAGCAATGCTGATCGTTGGCTTAAGCATTTACCTGATCTACGATTCCGACGACCGGCAGAAAAAAATCTTTCTGGGAGTCGGGGCGATGCTTGGCTTCCTCTCCCACCTGATCCTGGATGAAATGTATTCTGTCGACTTCCGTGGAATCAAAATTCGACTTAATCAGTACGCAGGCAGTGCGTTGAAGTTTACTTCCAAATCATTCCTGGCCACCACGATTACTTACATTATTCTGATTGGGCTGAGCTATCTGGCATATGTCGATTGGCAACAAACCAGGCAACGCGGCCTCGAACGCCCCGGGATTCTCAGAAAACAACTTTCACTGTAA